One genomic window of Magnolia sinica isolate HGM2019 chromosome 3, MsV1, whole genome shotgun sequence includes the following:
- the LOC131240601 gene encoding MDIS1-interacting receptor like kinase 2-like, translated as MEAIKNPQHQQPSSNMVPMKSLLSFLFLLLGSSYEAASSTSEEAKALLEWKASLSQTEALRSWSLFPSANTSATQESSPCKWTGISCDHAGSVVEIHLWNTNLQGMLDNLSFSSFPNLVRLNLSQNSLHGTIPTQIGSLSKLIFLDLSTNQLSSALPLTLANLTRILELDLSHNMITGEMSPRFFTNWSRLISLQLHTNKLTGQVPSRIGLLRNLRHLDLSQNQMVGLIPPEIGTLKDLLTLRLHGNNLTGVIPPFLGNLSQLTHLHLHENIISGPIPREIGNMRNLKELLICHNHLNGSIPSILGNLTQLNYLHLCSNSISGPIPQELGKLKKLNELNLSENLLTGSLPYTLGNLTELSFLYLYENHLHGLIPPQIGNLKKLVYLRLISNKLIGPIPPHIGNLSSLTRLGLYDNPLSGSLPPEISNLTRLEFLVLGDNNFSGQLPQVCQGRSLTRFSAFNNHFTGPIPESLRNCTALTRVRLDHNQLTGNISQVFGVYPSLYYIDLSYNKLHGELSPKWGQCQNLTLLKISDNNLTGRIPPQIGQLSQLRELDLSSNNLQGNIPNSLGSLSMLYNLSLQNNRLSGWVPGEIGKLSNLEILDLSKNKLSGLIPQQLGDCSKLRYLSMSENYLNGSIPFQIGNLIGLQITLDLSCNFLSGEISQQLGKLQMLEKLNLSHNSLSGFIPSSFKEMISLSSIDFSYNDLEGPLPDGKAFRQAPLVAFVGNKGLCGEVKGMLPCNSSSINPVSGKKDHKLVIIIIVPIVAALFLLFVFYIICSVFLRRTRNAEKKEVEVNNRNLFEVFNFDGKISYEEIIRATEDFNEKYSVGVGGHGSVYKADLSTGQVVAVKKFYSSLGGEQDDQSSFRNEIRALTEIRHRNIVKLYGFCSHAQCSFLVYEYVERGSLANILNSSMEGAVELDWVKRMKVIRGVAHALSYMHHDLTPPIVHRDLSSNNILLDLEFEARVSDFGTARLIKPDSSNWSALAGTCGYVAPELAYTMRVTEKCDVYSFGVLSLELIMGRHPGDLISSLASSGGQDTLLMDVLDQRLPPPTPQDMKDVVRAAMLALACLHANPQSRPTMRHLSQELSAGKGPLPEAFHTITLSRLFNIQV; from the exons ATGGAGGCTATAAAAAACCCACAGCACCAGCAACCAAGTTCAAACATGGTCCCAATGAaatcccttctctctttcctcttcttacTACTAGGTTCCTCTTATGAAGCAGCATCATCAACATCTGAGGAAGCAAAAGCTCTCCTCGAATGGAAAGCCAGTCTCTCTCAAACTGAAGCTCTCCGTTCATGGTCTTTATTCCCCAGTGCCAACACTTCTGCCACCCAAGAGAGCTCTCCATGTAAGTGGACCGGAATTTCATGCGATCATGCAGGAAGCGTGGTTGAAATACACCTGTGGAATACGAACTTGCAAGGTATGCTTGATAATTTGAGCTTCTCTTCATTTCCCAACCTTGTCCGCCTCAATCTCAGCCAAAACTCACTCCATGGAACCATTCCAACCCAGATCGGTTCTCTTTCAAAACTCATCTTCCTTGATTTGTCCACCAATCAACTGTCGAGTGCCTTGCCTCTTACACTAGCTAATCTTACTCGCATTCTGGAGCTCGATCTTTCTCATAACATGATAACTGGTGAAATGTCCCCCCGTTTCTTCACCAATTGGTCCAGACTCATCTCCCTTCAACTCCATACCAATAAACTCACTGGACAAGTTCCATCAAGAATTGGCCTGCTGAGAAATCTCCGCCATTTGGACCTCtctcaaaatcagatggttggtTTGATACCTCCAGAAATAGGAACGCTTAAAGATCTCCTCACCCTAAGATTGCACGGAAACAATCTCACGGGTGTCATCCCTCCATTTCTGGGTAATTTGAGCCAGCTGACGCATCTTCACCTCCATGAAAACATAATTTCGGGTCCTATCCCTCGGGAGATAGGAAATATGAGGAATCTGAAAGAACTGCTCATCTGCCATAACCATCTAAACGGTTCCATCCCTTCCATTTTAGGAAACTTGACCCAGCTGAATTACTTGCACCTCTGTAGTAATAGTATTTCAGGGCCAATCCCTCAAGAGTTGGGAAAACTTAAGAAACTGAATGAATTAAACCTGTCCGAAAACCTTCTAACTGGTTCCTTACCTTACACTTTAGGAAATCTAACTGAGCTTTCCTTCTTATACCTCTATGAAAATCACCTCCATGGCTTGATTCCTCCGCAGATAGGAAATCTCAAGAAGTTAGTTTATCTAAGATTAATCTCAAACAAACTCATTGGTCCAATCCCTCCACATATTGGTAATTTGAGCAGCCTAACTAGACTCGGTCTCTATGATAATCCATTATCTGGTTCACTACCTCCAGAAATCTCTAATCTAACACGTTTAGAGTTTCTCGTTTTGGGGGACAACAACTTCTCTGGCCAACTACCCCAAGTATGCCAAGGTAGATCACTCACACGCTTCAGTGCGTTTAATAACCATTTCACGGGTCCCATCCCTGAAAGCCTGAGAAACTGCACTGCCTTAACAAGAGTCCGGCTCgaccataatcagctcacaggAAATATATCCCAAGTTTTCGGAGTATATCCTAGTTTATATTACATCGATCTGAGTTATAATAAATTGCATGGTGAGCTGTCACCAAAATGGGGACAATGTCAAAACCTGACGCTGCTAAAAATCTCTGATAACAATCTCACTGGTAGAATTCCGCCGCAGATTGGGCAGCTAAGTCAGCTACGGGAACTCGACCTGTCTTCAAACAACCTACAAGGAAATATTCCTAATAGCCTGGGGAGTTTGTCCATGCTTTACAACTTGAGTTTACAAAATAACAGACTATCTGGTTGGGTACCGGGTGAAATTGGAAAACTATCCAATTTGGAGATTCTTGACCTATCAAAGAACAAGCTGAGTGGGCTGATACCACAGCAACTGGGGGACTGCTCCAAATTGCGGTATTTGAGCATGAGTGAGAATTATTTGAATGGAAGCATTCCGTTTCAGATTGGTAATCTAATAGGCCTGCAGATTACCTTGGATCTCAGCTGTAACTTCCTTTCGGGAGAGATAAGCCAACAACTTGGGAAACTGCAAATGTTGGAAAAACTAAATCTCTCCCACAATTCACTCTCAGGTTTCATCCCATCGTCTTTCAAAGAGATGATCAGTTTATCTTCCATCGACTTTTCATACAATGATTTGGAGGGCCCTCTCCCTGACGGCAAAGCCTTCCGTCAGGCTCCACTTGTGGCATTTGTCGGAAACAAAGGTCTATGTGGTGAAGTGAAAGGTATGCTACCATGTAATTCCTCGTCGATAAACCCTGTTAGCGGCAAGAAAGACCACAAGCTTGTGATCATCATCATTGTTCCTATCGTGGCAGCATTATTTCTTCTGTTTGTATTTTACATCATTTGCTCCGTTTTCCTTAGGAGAACAAGAAATGCAGAGAAAAAGGAAGTAGAAGTGAACAACAGAAATCTATTTGAAGTATTCAATTTTGATGGAAAGATTTCCTATGAAGAGATCATCAGGGCAACAGAGGATTTCAACGAAAAATATTCAGTTGGGGTGGGAGGCCACGGGAGTGTTTATAAAGCAGATCTGTCCACAGGTCAGGTAGTAGCTGTGAAAAAATTTTACTCATCACTGGGTGGCGAGCAAGATGATCAAAGTAGCTTTAGAAATGAGATACGAGCACTAACAGAAATTCGACATCGCAACATTGTGAAGCTCTATGGGTTCTGTTCTCATGCTCAGTGCTCCTTTCTAGTGTACGAGTACGTGGAAAGGGGAAGCTTGGCTAACATCCTAAACAGCAGTATGGAAGGAGCTGTAGAATTGGATTGGGTGAAGAGGATGAAGGTTATCAGAGGAGTAGCCCATGCCTTATCATACATGCACCACGATCTCACCCCTCCTATAGTTCACCGTGACTTATCAAGCAACAACATTTTGTTGGATTTGGAATTCGAAGCTCGTGTCTCTGACTTTGGCACTGCTAGACTTATAAAACCTGATTCCTCCAACTGGTCCGCACTTGCTGGCACTTGTGGATATGTAGCTCCAG AGCTTGCTTACACAATGAGGGTGACTGAGAAATGCGATGTATATAGCTTTGGGGTTTTATCACTTGAACTCATAATGGGAAGGCATCCTGGGGATCTCATCTCCTCCTTGGCATCATCAGGTGGCCAAGATACATTGTTGATGGATGTGTTAGATCAACGCCTCCCCCCTCCCACACCTCAAGACATGAAGGATGTAGTACGTGCAGCGATGTTGGCACTTGCATGCTTACATGCCAATCCACAGTCTCGGCCCACCATGCGGCACCTGTCGCAGGAGCTATCTGCCGGCAAGGGTCCTCTTCCCGAGGCTTTCCACACAATTACATTGTCTCGACTGTTCAATATCCAGGTATGA